The following proteins are encoded in a genomic region of Cyclonatronum proteinivorum:
- the hpt gene encoding hypoxanthine phosphoribosyltransferase, producing MSFHKPEEVLCNGERFKVMIPEQELQKRIAEIGAQIDRDYEGKKPILIGVLNGAFIFLADLMRYITIPCEMDFYKLSSYGDAKVSSGLVQQRKDVDANLTGRHVILVEDIIDTGLSASYITNIVEQKKPASVEWVTLLKKSEALKYHLDIKYVCFEIPTLFVLGYGLDYAQEGRNLAQIYVIDDEEKQEK from the coding sequence ATGTCCTTTCACAAACCCGAGGAAGTACTCTGCAACGGCGAGCGCTTTAAAGTGATGATTCCGGAGCAGGAGCTCCAAAAACGCATAGCTGAAATCGGGGCGCAAATAGACCGCGATTACGAAGGTAAAAAGCCTATTCTGATTGGGGTGCTGAACGGCGCCTTTATCTTTTTGGCAGATTTGATGCGATACATCACCATACCCTGTGAAATGGACTTTTACAAGCTGAGCAGCTATGGGGACGCTAAAGTTTCGTCCGGTCTCGTGCAGCAGCGTAAGGATGTAGACGCAAACCTGACCGGCCGTCACGTCATCCTTGTTGAGGATATCATCGATACAGGTCTCTCAGCTTCCTACATCACCAACATTGTGGAACAGAAAAAGCCTGCCTCGGTTGAGTGGGTAACATTGCTCAAAAAATCGGAAGCCCTGAAATATCACCTTGATATCAAGTACGTATGTTTCGAAATACCGACCCTGTTTGTATTGGGTTACGGTCTCGACTACGCGCAGGAAGGGCGTAATCTCGCCCAAATCTATGTTATTGATGATGAAGAAAAGCAGGAAAAATAA
- the mgtE gene encoding magnesium transporter, which produces MTLDNSLKTQLMNALKAGETSLLVRLLAELSPAHVAEFILELETQNKVRVFKSLENDAQLQVLRILDEDIEYEILSTQPVSYIYALVEKMPHDKRVDLLKSFPENKRKEIMKELAQTEREDILKLSSYSEGTTGAIMTTDYAVITAEITAEQALEQLRLEAPEKETIYYAYVIDAQRRLIGTVSLRQLITADKQLKISELMSADFVSVFADEPAEKTARMLKEADLLAIPVLDRKSRITGIVTFDDAMQVIEEETSETMFQKAGIAGRSDRDKEREKDLVNSSKLLKGSIWYPIRLRMMFLFVTLAGGFLVGGVIDYFEDVLEAVLVAAVFIPVLMDMGGNVGTQSSTIFARGLALGHIDTSRIFGHIGREVSIGAIMGLALGLIGGIVAWYWQGMPNGIPEIGLAVGIGLAVVVPVATLLGFLLPYILLKLGFDHAPGADPFITTIKDFTGLGLYFYLVATLIGV; this is translated from the coding sequence ATGACCTTAGACAACTCCCTGAAAACACAGCTCATGAATGCCCTGAAGGCAGGCGAAACAAGCCTCCTCGTGCGCTTACTTGCTGAGCTCAGCCCGGCCCATGTTGCCGAATTTATCCTTGAACTGGAAACCCAAAACAAAGTCCGGGTATTCAAATCCCTTGAAAATGACGCACAGCTTCAGGTTTTGCGCATACTTGATGAAGATATTGAGTATGAAATTCTCTCCACACAGCCTGTAAGCTATATTTATGCACTGGTTGAAAAAATGCCGCACGATAAGCGTGTAGATTTGCTCAAATCTTTCCCTGAAAACAAGCGGAAAGAAATCATGAAAGAGCTGGCTCAAACCGAGCGGGAAGACATCCTCAAACTTTCTTCCTACAGCGAAGGCACAACCGGTGCCATCATGACGACCGACTATGCCGTCATCACAGCGGAAATAACAGCCGAGCAGGCGCTGGAGCAGCTTCGTCTGGAAGCCCCGGAAAAAGAGACCATCTACTACGCTTACGTAATCGACGCGCAGCGCCGCCTGATCGGAACCGTTTCGCTGCGTCAGCTCATCACGGCCGATAAGCAGTTAAAAATCAGTGAGCTGATGTCCGCCGATTTTGTCAGTGTTTTCGCAGACGAACCCGCGGAAAAAACGGCACGCATGCTTAAAGAAGCCGATCTCCTTGCCATTCCGGTACTCGACCGGAAAAGCAGGATTACCGGCATCGTAACCTTCGACGACGCCATGCAGGTGATTGAAGAAGAAACATCCGAAACCATGTTCCAGAAAGCCGGTATTGCCGGCCGCAGCGACCGCGATAAGGAGCGCGAAAAAGATCTGGTCAACAGCAGCAAGCTCCTGAAAGGCAGCATCTGGTACCCGATCCGCCTGCGCATGATGTTTCTCTTCGTTACGCTTGCCGGCGGTTTTCTGGTTGGGGGCGTTATCGATTACTTCGAAGATGTTCTGGAAGCTGTTTTGGTTGCCGCCGTATTCATACCGGTGTTGATGGATATGGGGGGCAATGTAGGTACGCAGTCCTCCACCATTTTCGCCCGCGGCCTGGCACTCGGGCACATTGATACCTCAAGGATTTTCGGTCACATAGGCCGTGAAGTATCAATTGGTGCGATAATGGGTCTTGCGCTTGGCTTAATTGGCGGCATCGTTGCCTGGTACTGGCAGGGTATGCCCAACGGCATTCCTGAAATTGGCCTTGCGGTGGGCATCGGTCTTGCAGTCGTGGTTCCCGTAGCGACCCTACTCGGCTTTTTGCTGCCGTACATCCTCCTCAAGCTTGGTTTCGACCACGCACCGGGCGCCGACCCCTTCATTACCACCATCAAGGATTTCACAGGTTTAGGACTGTACTTCTACCTCGTCGCAACCCTGATAGGTGTTTAA
- a CDS encoding HPr family phosphocarrier protein, whose product MLKKKVTVINASGIHARPASMLVKTAAKYQSEFHIHSHGYRINAKSILGVLTLAAECGAELLLEFNGEDEQEACEAIVRLFEEGFGMMEEDD is encoded by the coding sequence ATGCTCAAAAAGAAAGTGACGGTAATCAATGCCAGCGGCATTCATGCGAGGCCTGCCTCCATGCTGGTAAAAACGGCCGCTAAATATCAGTCTGAATTTCATATACACTCCCACGGCTACCGGATCAATGCGAAGAGTATTCTGGGGGTACTCACACTTGCCGCTGAGTGCGGGGCTGAATTGTTGCTGGAGTTCAACGGGGAAGATGAACAGGAAGCCTGTGAGGCTATTGTGCGCCTTTTTGAGGAGGGTTTTGGGATGATGGAAGAGGACGACTAA
- a CDS encoding bifunctional phosphoglucose/phosphomannose isomerase, with amino-acid sequence MITLDLIRSIDPQGLWDKLCTFDEQLHDAIIETRDVKLTIDKSRIQDVVITGMGGAIIGGELIRAMSLETGHLPVHVNKSYSLPSFVNEKSLVVAVSQSGNTEETLSAFEEAATRGAQRVIITTGGQLQETADTQGIPIIRLPQSRITRAALAYSFCAIWRVFQHLDIFQPGDEDLEEAAHFLQEQIEILASLEENIAIELARDLQNTLPIIYSGDGLMAPVALRWKTQLHENAKVLAYCSHIPEMNHNEVEGWELTSHLMGRLSVLILQDDSDHPRIRHRMNVSAEIIYPHAQTLKRVNAVGNNALQRVLYMSLLGDFTSFYLAIFSKVDPLPIEKIELFKRRLNEVDI; translated from the coding sequence ATGATTACGCTTGATTTGATTCGAAGTATTGATCCGCAGGGGCTATGGGATAAACTTTGCACCTTCGATGAGCAGTTGCACGACGCTATCATAGAAACCCGTGATGTGAAGCTGACAATCGATAAAAGCCGCATTCAGGATGTTGTGATCACCGGGATGGGCGGGGCTATTATAGGAGGCGAGCTGATTCGGGCGATGTCACTTGAAACGGGCCATTTGCCGGTGCATGTGAACAAATCGTACTCGCTGCCGTCTTTTGTGAATGAGAAGTCCCTGGTTGTAGCGGTATCACAGTCAGGAAATACCGAAGAAACCCTTTCGGCTTTTGAAGAAGCTGCCACCCGCGGCGCGCAGCGTGTAATCATTACAACCGGCGGTCAGCTTCAGGAGACGGCCGATACGCAGGGCATTCCCATCATCAGACTTCCGCAATCCCGGATAACCCGGGCCGCGCTTGCGTATTCTTTCTGTGCCATTTGGCGCGTTTTTCAGCATCTTGACATCTTTCAGCCCGGAGACGAAGACTTGGAAGAGGCAGCCCATTTTCTTCAGGAGCAAATCGAAATTCTTGCTTCCCTTGAGGAAAACATTGCTATCGAGCTTGCGAGAGACCTTCAGAATACGCTTCCGATTATTTATTCGGGCGATGGCCTGATGGCACCGGTCGCGCTGCGCTGGAAAACGCAGCTTCACGAAAATGCCAAAGTACTCGCCTACTGCAGTCACATTCCTGAAATGAATCACAACGAGGTAGAAGGGTGGGAGCTCACTTCGCACCTGATGGGCAGGCTGTCGGTGCTTATTTTGCAGGATGATTCTGATCACCCAAGAATCAGGCACAGAATGAATGTGAGTGCAGAAATTATTTATCCGCACGCCCAAACCCTGAAGCGGGTAAATGCTGTGGGTAATAATGCGCTGCAGCGGGTGCTTTATATGAGCTTGCTGGGTGACTTCACATCCTTCTATCTGGCTATTTTCTCAAAGGTCGATCCGCTTCCTATAGAAAAAATTGAGCTGTTCAAGCGCAGGCTGAACGAAGTTGATATCTGA
- the ptsP gene encoding phosphoenolpyruvate--protein phosphotransferase produces the protein MYHIEPQKEGNRVWKGMAAAEGLYAGPVYVYNTQSVVLSDRKIASQQVSEEQKKVASAMRIVELETRKMAQLAAEDEETGGRAAKDVLNFHREVLRDPQLIAEVNERIRTDLISGDRAIFLVFRNYIQKLEVSGSTFFKERIPDIVDIRSRLINSLQQKDMIVQVKEDSIVVSQAINPSEIILFARRKVKGIVAERGGLTTHATIIAKSMGIPFVLEVEGITKGVQSGEWAVVDGYKGIVVTQPTPELVAAVREASGELAIRQTEEQNLYAEPGMTACGYQVPIRVNIELEAEIDRVARFRPEGVGLLRTEVYFLDGSHAASEAEAEDQAESPNGSGRSHDQTRFLQRAAQLAGDDYLTVRLYDVGADKLPSYAQKEENPALGWRGVRILLENRSLLRAQLRLILEAVRNYPCKLRLLIPLVTSLEDVLEVRAELDTLLESFPHMHPELGIMVEVPSAVVMVEALAEVVDFMSIGTNDLTQYALAADRSNPKVAGYFNSAHPAIWRLIHQVVKACKKRDIMVSVCGELAANPQAACILTGLGVSSLSMAGPYIPGVKKILRSHTLELMEKQALSILKVQTRSEAEKILLYF, from the coding sequence ATGTATCACATTGAGCCGCAGAAAGAGGGGAACAGGGTTTGGAAAGGAATGGCCGCAGCCGAAGGGCTCTACGCCGGTCCCGTCTATGTGTATAATACACAATCCGTTGTGCTTTCTGACCGGAAAATTGCTTCACAGCAGGTCAGTGAAGAGCAGAAAAAAGTGGCTTCAGCCATGCGCATTGTGGAGCTCGAAACCCGGAAGATGGCGCAGCTTGCCGCTGAAGACGAGGAAACAGGCGGGCGGGCGGCCAAAGATGTTCTCAACTTTCATCGGGAAGTACTGCGCGATCCGCAGCTCATTGCGGAAGTCAATGAGCGCATAAGGACAGACCTGATATCCGGCGACCGGGCTATTTTTCTCGTTTTTCGTAACTATATACAGAAGCTTGAGGTCTCTGGCAGTACTTTCTTTAAAGAGCGCATTCCGGATATCGTGGACATTCGCAGCAGGCTGATCAACAGCCTTCAGCAAAAGGACATGATTGTACAGGTGAAGGAAGATTCAATTGTAGTCAGTCAGGCCATCAATCCTTCAGAAATCATCTTATTTGCGCGCCGCAAGGTCAAAGGGATCGTAGCCGAGCGCGGCGGACTCACCACCCATGCGACCATCATTGCCAAATCAATGGGCATTCCCTTTGTGCTTGAGGTGGAGGGGATCACCAAAGGCGTGCAGTCCGGAGAGTGGGCGGTTGTGGACGGTTACAAGGGCATTGTGGTGACACAGCCGACGCCCGAGCTCGTTGCCGCGGTCAGAGAAGCTTCAGGTGAACTCGCTATCCGGCAGACGGAGGAACAAAATCTTTACGCCGAGCCCGGTATGACGGCCTGCGGGTATCAGGTTCCGATCCGCGTAAATATCGAGCTTGAAGCCGAAATCGACCGGGTCGCCCGTTTCCGGCCGGAAGGCGTTGGGCTGTTACGCACCGAAGTTTATTTTCTGGACGGTAGTCATGCCGCGTCCGAAGCGGAAGCCGAAGATCAGGCAGAAAGCCCGAACGGGTCAGGCCGTTCGCATGATCAGACCCGGTTTCTGCAGCGCGCCGCACAGCTTGCCGGTGATGATTATCTGACCGTGAGGCTGTATGATGTAGGGGCTGATAAACTCCCAAGCTATGCCCAAAAGGAAGAAAATCCCGCGCTGGGCTGGCGTGGTGTGCGGATTTTGCTTGAAAACAGAAGCCTGTTACGGGCGCAGCTCCGGCTCATTCTCGAAGCCGTACGTAACTATCCCTGTAAGCTCCGGCTTCTCATACCGCTGGTGACAAGCCTGGAAGATGTGCTGGAAGTTAGAGCAGAGCTCGACACGCTTCTTGAATCCTTCCCGCACATGCACCCGGAGCTGGGCATAATGGTGGAAGTACCTTCAGCGGTTGTGATGGTGGAAGCCCTGGCCGAAGTTGTGGATTTTATGAGTATCGGCACCAACGACCTTACGCAGTACGCGCTCGCTGCAGACCGCTCAAATCCTAAAGTAGCGGGCTATTTCAATTCCGCACATCCCGCTATATGGCGGCTTATTCATCAGGTGGTGAAGGCCTGTAAAAAACGGGATATTATGGTGAGCGTATGCGGTGAGCTGGCCGCTAACCCGCAGGCTGCCTGCATTTTAACAGGGCTCGGGGTAAGCTCGCTGAGCATGGCTGGTCCTTATATTCCGGGCGTCAAAAAAATACTGCGTTCACACACTTTGGAATTGATGGAGAAACAAGCCCTTTCTATCTTGAAAGTGCAGACAAGAAGCGAGGCAGAAAAAATACTGTTGTACTTTTAG
- a CDS encoding biotin--[acetyl-CoA-carboxylase] ligase, whose translation MKTKQAHSDSQIDFIQLYQLLDTRTIGQDFWCFKQLPSTNTLVKKLPAALADPGLVCVAVKQYAGRGQRQNEWIAGKHTALTFSVVLKPEKEQSLHMLLQVAAYSVVTALKKCCAVNATLKWPNDVLIGGKKACGILAEGTFKGTELERFVIGIGINTNGQLPPELSDTAVNLSGILGRDVNHTALLAAVLNEFDEQYNRSRVDLKQQLLEINRMHRGYGQLNRVRVENKVLEGSFKFLGIDLGGYPVFLDESDSVRRFTKQDVRFEPLD comes from the coding sequence ATGAAAACTAAGCAAGCGCATTCCGATAGTCAGATTGACTTCATACAGCTGTATCAGTTGCTGGATACCCGGACCATTGGTCAGGACTTTTGGTGCTTCAAACAGCTCCCTTCGACCAATACCTTGGTGAAAAAACTGCCCGCAGCACTGGCTGATCCCGGGCTGGTGTGTGTGGCGGTAAAGCAGTATGCCGGTCGCGGGCAGCGGCAAAATGAGTGGATTGCCGGAAAGCATACCGCGCTCACTTTTTCAGTGGTTTTAAAACCGGAAAAAGAGCAGTCGCTGCACATGCTTCTTCAGGTCGCAGCCTACTCTGTGGTTACAGCGCTGAAAAAATGCTGTGCCGTTAATGCAACCCTTAAATGGCCGAATGATGTCCTGATTGGCGGTAAAAAAGCCTGCGGCATTCTGGCTGAAGGTACTTTTAAGGGTACGGAGCTGGAGCGCTTCGTTATAGGTATAGGCATAAACACAAACGGTCAGCTGCCGCCTGAGCTTTCCGACACAGCGGTAAACCTAAGCGGCATTTTGGGCCGGGATGTTAATCATACCGCTTTACTTGCCGCAGTTTTGAATGAATTTGATGAGCAGTATAATCGAAGCCGGGTCGACCTGAAGCAGCAGTTGTTGGAAATCAACAGAATGCACCGGGGCTACGGACAGCTCAACCGTGTACGGGTGGAGAACAAGGTACTGGAAGGCAGCTTTAAATTCCTGGGAATTGATCTTGGCGGTTACCCTGTATTTCTGGATGAAAGCGACAGTGTAAGAAGGTTCACGAAGCAGGATGTCCGTTTTGAACCGCTTGACTGA
- the tilS gene encoding tRNA lysidine(34) synthetase TilS, protein MNRLTEELQKKIKLPAKKIVCAVSGGADSMVLLMRCALHRESVVAAHVNYGRRGAESDADEILVSEYCRSNDIPLFVYHATEEELTGNFQQSARVLRYRFFEKVRFATQSDYIATAHHADDVQESLVMQLFRSGNLRNMRGIKARDRHIIRPMLHLRKADVLQYAQSVGLKWREDASNQSPDYTRNRLRHEILPVLDKLFPGWSDRLQKTAAANKHVAEIIAELASAYSEKNQIKISALNCISDNLCEAVLDAWVLREAGFSPPQSVLSALRNHLKLQKGSQLHIGNGFEVVREEKTLLLRLIPGENPEHAPEYIHAMPVAGEEIVCKSDASLLYTAGAWQGEPQADVLELRAASLRFPLVIRPWKAGDRMQPLGMKGTKLISDILTDHKVMHAQRISAKVLVSFDGVLLAVIFPRNEYLKTGLIAAHAACRLQGDKTLIFKRIS, encoded by the coding sequence TTGAACCGCTTGACTGAAGAGCTTCAGAAAAAAATTAAATTACCGGCAAAAAAAATAGTTTGTGCCGTAAGCGGGGGGGCTGACAGTATGGTGTTGCTCATGCGCTGTGCCCTGCACAGGGAGTCTGTTGTTGCGGCGCATGTTAATTATGGCAGGCGCGGAGCGGAAAGCGATGCCGATGAAATACTGGTATCTGAGTATTGCCGCAGCAATGATATACCCTTATTTGTGTATCATGCTACAGAGGAAGAGCTGACCGGAAATTTTCAGCAAAGCGCGAGGGTGTTGCGCTATCGGTTTTTTGAAAAGGTGCGGTTTGCGACGCAGTCGGACTATATCGCTACGGCCCATCACGCGGATGATGTGCAGGAGAGCCTTGTGATGCAGCTTTTTCGGTCAGGTAACCTTCGCAACATGAGAGGGATTAAAGCGAGAGACAGGCATATTATTCGTCCTATGCTGCACTTGAGAAAAGCGGATGTTTTACAGTACGCCCAAAGCGTTGGTCTAAAGTGGCGGGAGGATGCAAGCAATCAGAGCCCCGACTACACCCGCAACCGTCTCCGTCATGAAATTTTGCCCGTGCTTGACAAGCTGTTTCCCGGCTGGTCGGACCGGCTTCAAAAAACGGCAGCGGCCAATAAGCACGTAGCTGAGATCATCGCTGAACTCGCAAGTGCTTATTCTGAAAAAAATCAGATTAAAATATCGGCACTTAATTGTATAAGTGACAACTTATGTGAAGCTGTTCTTGACGCCTGGGTGTTGCGGGAAGCCGGCTTTTCTCCGCCGCAATCGGTTCTTTCAGCTTTGCGCAACCATCTCAAGTTGCAAAAGGGAAGTCAGCTGCACATCGGTAACGGCTTTGAAGTAGTACGGGAAGAAAAAACACTATTGCTCCGGTTAATCCCCGGGGAAAACCCGGAACATGCTCCGGAATACATTCATGCAATGCCGGTTGCGGGGGAGGAGATCGTCTGTAAATCGGATGCTTCCCTTCTCTATACAGCAGGAGCCTGGCAGGGTGAACCGCAGGCTGATGTGCTTGAATTGCGGGCCGCAAGCCTGCGGTTTCCGCTTGTTATTCGTCCATGGAAAGCGGGCGATCGCATGCAGCCGCTGGGAATGAAGGGTACCAAACTCATTTCTGATATTCTCACAGATCACAAAGTGATGCATGCTCAAAGAATTTCAGCAAAGGTACTTGTTTCGTTTGATGGCGTACTTCTCGCTGTTATCTTTCCCCGCAATGAATATCTTAAAACAGGTCTCATTGCTGCGCATGCTGCGTGCCGGTTGCAAGGAGATAAAACGTTAATTTTCAAAAGAATATCCTGA
- a CDS encoding glycosyltransferase, with the protein MKSNIPSLKAAPKVLIVANVWPEPDSSAAGKHMMQLLETLSVLSEEMLFTCTAVESHFVSPRLSEICKTANIRMNCSSFDQLVSDFSPDLVVYDRFLAEEQFGWRVRERCPEAVTMLNTEDLHFVRRWRENNRSDTGFSCTDIPVSAFLTTDAQRELAALFRSDLTLLISEAEHRLLLHHLPATAGLLQYHPLCKEGGNQALNTVTDHQTNVISLGNFLHKPNQDAALTLIQHLWPALGPQLKNAELHLYGAYPSEKHFRWSQPAKRVWVKGRAKNLQETLCAHRLMLAPIRFGSGIKGKLLDAMQFGLPFVTTPIGIEGIDSTENCEPFVGFTREDFIQKSVRLYEDVALRNEFRAWAHEVLNNRFESRAHETSLIKTLTARLRNRSHFRQQNIIGAMLQHHSLASTRYMGKWIEAKNAGIT; encoded by the coding sequence ATGAAATCCAATATCCCTTCTCTCAAAGCGGCACCAAAAGTACTTATCGTTGCCAATGTGTGGCCTGAGCCGGACTCTTCGGCAGCCGGAAAACACATGATGCAGCTGCTGGAAACGCTCAGCGTACTTTCAGAAGAGATGCTCTTTACCTGTACGGCAGTCGAAAGCCATTTCGTGAGTCCGCGTCTTTCTGAAATCTGTAAGACCGCAAACATCCGGATGAACTGCAGTAGCTTTGATCAGCTCGTTTCAGATTTTTCACCAGACCTTGTGGTGTATGACCGGTTTTTGGCGGAGGAGCAATTCGGATGGCGTGTGCGCGAGAGATGCCCCGAAGCTGTTACGATGCTCAATACCGAAGACCTCCATTTTGTCCGGCGCTGGCGTGAGAACAACCGCAGTGACACCGGTTTTTCGTGTACCGATATTCCGGTGAGTGCATTTCTTACTACCGACGCACAGCGGGAGCTCGCTGCCCTGTTCCGCTCTGATCTTACGCTGCTTATCTCGGAAGCCGAGCACAGGCTTTTGCTGCACCATTTGCCTGCAACAGCCGGTTTACTGCAGTATCATCCGCTTTGCAAGGAGGGCGGGAATCAGGCGCTGAACACGGTAACAGACCATCAAACCAACGTTATTTCGCTGGGTAACTTTTTGCACAAACCCAATCAGGACGCAGCACTAACCCTGATTCAGCACCTGTGGCCGGCCCTTGGTCCGCAGTTAAAAAATGCGGAATTGCACCTGTACGGGGCGTATCCATCCGAAAAGCATTTCAGATGGAGTCAGCCCGCTAAGCGGGTTTGGGTGAAAGGTCGCGCGAAAAATTTGCAGGAAACGTTGTGTGCACACCGGCTGATGCTTGCCCCCATCCGCTTTGGTTCGGGCATCAAAGGTAAGCTGCTGGATGCCATGCAGTTCGGGCTGCCTTTTGTCACTACGCCAATCGGTATCGAGGGTATTGACAGCACCGAAAACTGTGAACCCTTTGTGGGCTTTACGCGGGAGGATTTCATTCAAAAATCAGTGCGTTTGTACGAAGATGTGGCGCTGCGCAACGAATTCCGGGCATGGGCGCATGAAGTGCTCAATAATCGTTTCGAAAGCCGTGCCCATGAAACCTCCCTCATCAAAACGCTTACTGCGCGCCTTCGTAATCGCTCGCACTTCCGGCAGCAAAATATTATCGGCGCAATGCTGCAGCATCACTCCTTAGCAAGCACGCGATACATGGGGAAGTGGATAGAAGCCAAAAATGCAGGCATCACATAG
- a CDS encoding isoamylase early set domain-containing protein: MVSKEFTPKKTICKVRLQIPAEWAEAEAVVVGDFNNWDPAANKLEKKNGGWETVLRLKPESEYKFRYFLDGERWENDDEADRYEENEYGSQDSVLVIGDGN; encoded by the coding sequence ATGGTAAGCAAAGAATTCACCCCTAAGAAGACGATCTGTAAAGTGCGTCTGCAAATTCCCGCTGAATGGGCAGAAGCAGAAGCTGTAGTTGTAGGAGATTTCAACAATTGGGATCCCGCTGCAAATAAGCTTGAAAAGAAAAACGGCGGTTGGGAAACCGTACTTCGCCTAAAGCCTGAAAGCGAGTACAAGTTCCGCTACTTTCTCGATGGCGAGCGCTGGGAAAACGATGATGAAGCCGATCGCTACGAAGAAAATGAGTACGGTTCACAGGATTCCGTTCTCGTTATCGGCGACGGCAACTAA
- the gatC gene encoding Asp-tRNA(Asn)/Glu-tRNA(Gln) amidotransferase subunit GatC encodes MSVTKEDVLYVAGLARLRLSNEETTQLAADMNQILSYMELLNQVDTTDVEPLEHVMGHEPELRADVALPPLPHEEALRNAPDADADHFRVPKVIE; translated from the coding sequence ATGTCTGTCACAAAAGAAGATGTACTGTACGTTGCCGGCCTTGCACGCCTTCGTCTTTCCAATGAAGAAACCACGCAGCTTGCAGCTGATATGAATCAGATTCTGAGCTACATGGAGCTGCTTAATCAGGTTGACACGACGGATGTTGAACCGCTGGAGCATGTGATGGGACATGAGCCTGAACTCCGGGCGGATGTTGCCCTGCCCCCTCTGCCGCACGAAGAAGCCCTGCGCAACGCGCCCGACGCTGATGCCGATCATTTTCGCGTGCCCAAGGTTATCGAGTAG